The window TGTAATCAATTTCTGGCCAGCATAACTTGATCAAACATAGTTCTTGTTGTACATTTTCTATAAGTTCTTTCGTTATTTTAAGAACACCttctttcgttaatttttcttccaatttatactcttcttcttccatagAAGTAATAGTTGATATACTTTCATAACTTTCAAATGCAatcttttcatcttcttccatttttagTTGAACGGTTTACAACAAAAGTAAGGTTAATAACTTTAACTTGTTAAGTGTTTGTATCTAAGAATgtcacaatttaaattattaggaaaattgtttattgtCATGGTAACTTAAGAAAACAAGGTGTTTCTTAAATATGATAGTTTCTAAAATGCTCGATAGGCGGCAGCATATTCCGTACCTGTTTAAATTGcataagaatataatgaaCATATCAGTCATAacctttttatcatattatctacattgaataatatgataaattaataaaatcgtatataaTCCATCCAACTTATTGCacattttgtacaatttttctttgtgaTTCAAGAGGGCGTATATTTACAAGAATTCCTCATTATGACATCTGTAAAAAGTATCGTAAACAATGGACATATTTCAGTTATGACCAATGTATCGACAATAGGTAAGCTTATGTTCAacttaaacatatttaaatctttagacATACAGAATATGTACATTGTAGcaataaattgcattttatacaaaaagtgGCATGCAATAATAAgcgtcataattttattaataaaagttgtCACATACATATCATTGGTATAAAACATACGcgttatttaaacaaaaatacataCAAGCTGTGAAGACAATGTTCACgatggtatatatattttatttataaactataaatatagcAAATTGGATCGATTTTTTCGTATGTAACAAGAGCAATGGAACTGAAACATATAAttacacgaatatattatatcatttaaaagtgatttttttagctttccaaaaaatttatgCGATTAggtctaaaaaattttttaacattcacGTTCATTATTGAATCAATTCTTTCGTTCGTTATAAATCTTCTAACTTGAAGAAATAACTTCAtccgtatttcttttttaaattatcactcATAAATTACGTCATGGATTTGTGTTATACAAAAGTCGATTGAAACATCGAACCATACCATCACTTAAGAAATAACTTCAATTTGTGTCAGTCGAATCTTGGCGCCATTTTTGAGCTGCCTCTCGTCGGGCATCGGGTACTAATTGTGATTGCATACCACCTAAAACATTACTAGTTGCTTCTGTAGCTAAAATAATTGGCTTCACAACTGTTGGCGGTATTTGTCGTAATACACCTCCTACTGCACCAGAAACTCCTTTTTGCTCATGTTCTTCACTAGCCACACGAACCAATTGATTAGCTGTTTCTCCTAAACCCtgaaaaacatttgaaattgattatatataattaatttgataatatggaatgtgcaaaattttttatatagtttcaaATATATGAGATACTTTACTTCTTTTACTAGCATATATGCATTAGCCATTCCTTCTCGAATATCTAATGGTTGACTATATCTTTTCCGACGTCCTTTTTGTCCTTTGTGTTTATGCCTTACGCTAGGCCCAGGACTGACCATATCATAAGCCGTTTCAGCTGTACTTTGTATAGCATGTATCAATCTAGAAGTCAGTTCCAAGGCTGCCATAGCAGTAGACGTCGTAAAACTATTTGCCCCTCGTTGTAGTCCTCTAATAATTCTACCATCTTTTTGATATTGTTCAATAGGTAACCAGAATAAATCTCTTATTCCTTGAACTGtaacaacaaataattttatttacaatataatatacaaaacaatacattttaataaaatataaacttacatAATTGAACCAATGAATGCATAGGACCTACGCCACCAAGTAAACTTGGaagttgatttttctttatatcttgTAACCATTCGGAAAGTAAAAATGTTACTAGTTTATCAAATCCTAGAAGTCCATGTCGATGTGTTAATCTTTTCAGTCTTAATTCGGAGCAATTCAACTGAGCTAGACCCATTAGAAGTCCTGCTAACGGCCCATGAGTCAGATCTACACGTTTTCCAtgataatctaatctaacaaGGACTTCAGGAGAAAATATCACACtcctaaataaattaaataaatcaaatttttatatacgatatattaatggaatatattGCTTacgatatatagaatattttgctttatatttattatttgaatattatttataagtttatttatattaagtaattaatttaccTAAAATATATTGGTTGACAATCTTCATGTACTTCATGCGTCGGTTTGGTTTTCACATTGTTTTCCTTAATCATCAATTCGTCTTCCAagagtattaataaattcggaTCTATGGTATCATTCTGCGATGTATTCGTTGGTATTGATGCATTAGGCGTGGACTCGTTCACACTCATAACTGGTGGGTGATGCGTTGGTGTTCCTTGCTTGGATACTGGAGAGGATTGTGGATTATTAGGTACATTACAGTTCTCTTGAGCGTGTTTCGTACCATTACCCAATTCATTGAAGAATTCTATCAAAAACAATAGGCTATCCTGATCTATATTTAATCGTAACGGCAGTAGACTGAGTTTTAAACAACATTCTTGAGCACTTAATCTTGGATCTGGTCTAACATGGACCGCTTTCATGGCAAACATATTCGCATGAGACTGTTTCGGTCTCGCTTCACTACTATATTGATACAAGAATTTGTTAATGTGCGAAGATGCTAATCTGTctctaatttctatttcatttactaataatatttgtctTGCTGCTTCTGTTGTATTTTCTGGATAGACTTCGTGTTGAAAGCGCACTTTATTTAACTGAAGCTCCATTAAGATATCATGGCGACGGCCAGGACCTCCCATTACTTGCCAATCTGttatttctttacatttttcacGTGGTGAATTTGGTGCACTTCCAAAatgtatttcatttgaattagatttattgAAAGTTACACCATCCCACCATGGTGATTTGGTTctgtaaacataaataatatataatataatttcatataaattattcatataaagtatttgatttataattacaataaaacgTACTTATCCTGAGGTGCGATATTAGAACGAATTGTATTGTCATTAATAATGACTTGTTTTTTGGATGTTATTGGTACTTCGAAATCTTTTCCTCCGTACATATGCCAGATCAAAGTCATTTCACAAAGAGTGTACCTTAAAATTGGAGCAGGGAAGTGTCTTGGTGCTTTAAGTAAATCAGTTTTGCCAAGTGGAACTGAGAAATGattatctattattcttaaagaTTCTTGACACAGCCAACGAATTTCTGGTACGCCATGCCTAGGCATAATTCCTGTACCCGCTTCTTCTcctaatatacaaaaatcttCGTTTGAATCCTCAGCTTCTGTATCACATTCTGTCTTCGTACATTGCTCaggatttttatacatttcagGTACTGCCTGTGAAGCAGGACGAGATTCGtcgggaaagaaaaatacttcTACTTGATTTTCAGTTACTAATGTATTGCCGTCTATATTTGAAGACGTTCCTGTGTCATGTAATTGtatcaattattcataatcgacatttatttgaatattaaatctcttatattatttaatattaccttTTACTGTTTCTTCCATTGcttctttcattaaattattaacacgtTCAACTTGACTTTTACTcaaagtattaacacactcATCGCCAAGAAGACTTTCTTCATCGCCAGAACTTGGTACCGTAATGTTTCCGGTAGTTTCTATGCTTGACGAAAGATCTCCATCATTAGCAAAGTATGTTAACAACTGAATAAGAGCACGTCCAGAATCGGAACATGTTCGAACATGCAATACATTGTTGCTTGCCCTTAAATCAACTCTAGGTGCACCGCCGCACATCTTATCGTTCAATCTTAATGATAATTCGAACAATCCTACATCCATTACACATACAAAATCCCGTTTTAAATCTAcattttttcctaatttattagatatgaACAAAGCAATATCTTCTGCTATAAAACGTAATGTCGAAGTATTTGTATGCGCTGCAATATTACTAGAAACACTAAAATTACCAAGAGTTACCATCGATCTCAATGGTAAATGAATTGgtctgaaataatataaattttttattatattattatgttttataagtaatacttaaaaaaataaaaacctaTAATCAACTGCACAATCCCAAAGATGTAAATGTAATTCCGTTAATATTCCTGGCGCAGAATATCCAGCAACTGGATGATCGGCTACATCCAAACAATCTGTTAATTGTGTAAACCATGATGTACCAGTGTTAAACATTCTATGCCTCAATGTAGCATTTGATATGCCCACTGCCACTCTGAAAgtctatttcaaaataatttacgatttatttaattaaatgatagcataatatttttatttgaaatttttaaaaaacaaactttAATACGGTGTGTTTGATGAGCAGCTTGTATTCTAATAGCGAGTAACAccatatcatcattattgtttGCTCCCATTACATTTAGAtcacttttatatatagaatgctGACAATGTTTGGGAATGTCACTATTAATAGGTCTCAATGAAGGTGGTTGTGAAGGTGTCGTCATTAATCCACAATGATCCAAAgacatttcttttatcatagCGCAGACATAactcaaatttgaatttccttTGTATGCGGTTACCGAAAATATAGTCGCATCAtctaatcgaattattaattcgcCTTGTTGTCCGGGTATAACGTTTTTTACAGAATCACGAGCAGGAGTATACATGCAGAGAAGACCTTGatctatattcaaaaatagtgCTAAATTGCTCTGACCATTCTTTGATACTTTATTTTGATGTTGCCTATAACTTTTATCGGCTGCAGAATGAAATATACCCTCCTCTGAGTCTGAATCAGAATCATATTGAACTCGACTTTTACATGTGCTAAatcttaaaacaaaaaattacatctttttaatgaaatataaaaatattatattatctgcttttaatattatttacctaGGATAAATAGATTCTTGTAACAGAGTAGATGCCAAATCAAGACCTATATGATTTTCCATATGTGTACCATACTTTGGTCTTGGCGCTGATGgtttccataaaaaaagatcagtgttgaatctattatataacaattcatACAGATGTTTAGATGGTATTTGGACGGAAACACatggaaaattgatttctatttGTATTCTAGAACTGCGAATGCCTTCATCTATAAATTCTAACATTTCTTCTCGATTTCCTGGTATGATCAACTCTTCGCCttctctattaaaaataataaaattagatgtaatgttatttttcaagaagttaaaaaatattaattcaacttCAAACTAAACCTTTGTTCTGAGTCATCCTTATCACCCTGTGAATGTGGTTTGGAATGAGGCGTATCAGATTCATGAATAATACGTTTCGAGCTGAACGGAGATGGCTGATGTTTAGGCGCATTTTCTAAAGTTTCATCAAAACTAGAATCAGGCTCTCCTTCAGAACTATCTTCTAGTTGATCGTTCAAACGTTGtggataaattgtaataactaTTCTAGCCCAACCAAATCCTTCATTATCTTGTTGACATGTTGCATTATCTTTTTCATGAGTTGTAACTTTGCCTATATTCAATGGTATATCTGTTTCCGTTTCTGCATAcgaaaatagtaattttcggaattgaatttcaaaatgctTTTTTACAGAATGCGGAtgattcttggaaaaaattttcttagaaaaaattaaatgcggGCAAAAATGAATTTGTGCATCtgtcatttttaaaatcatataatctgTTCTCACAGATCTCTTCCACCACGGTGCCCGATTCATATCGTGTAACGGTCTTAAATCTGGTATTGGAaacctatttttaaattattgaaatatattcaattcaatatttttatttttgtatatatatatatatattgtgtaaattaccttaattttattgtacattGTGATGAAGATATGTTTATAACAGCAGCAAAATCTGATAAGGTAGGACTTTCTATGGcttgataaaataaagtttgttgattctaaaaataaaataatgagaaaataatgaaaactatatatattttaatataattatataataaaaattgataacttacggtatttttattattagatacagGATTACAAACGCAAATAGGTTGCGGATTAAGAAGAGCACATATTCTATCTACAATAGTTATATCCACTTCACTTTTGTAAGGTTCCAAttcaatactaaaaaaaaaaaaaaaaaaaaaatgagataaaaaatgtcacatcaattatattttatatatatatatatatataatatatatatatttttttttttatatatatatatatatatacatacatatatatacttactcAATTTTTGTCTTTGGATTTGCACATTTTACTAATTGTGCATATCCtgtattttgaatatcttctacatatttaaatttcattttaaaatccgTTTTATTAGTGAAAccaaaatttgttgaattttcttttggaaaagtAAGCAATTCTACAAATTCTGATGATGGAG is drawn from Apis mellifera strain DH4 linkage group LG5, Amel_HAv3.1, whole genome shotgun sequence and contains these coding sequences:
- the LOC726497 gene encoding autophagy-related protein 2 homolog B isoform X2 gives rise to the protein MSWLGCIPWSQGIKKRACRYLLQRYLGQFLEEKLTLDQLTVDLYNGTGRVTNVSLDVQALNELGEQQHLPLEFVDGFVSEMSVSIPWSALLSEASYVEVTSLRLTVQPRQRVKSGTSMFESMWSSMTSSMQLAQECLQEDAKYAGNSQPLEGVELFAQTIDSILCRVKVRFIDTVIRLEHVPLDSSTGVAIEVCIKNLEYSDEAGLDPSSTSLDPSQSTKGYVVSAFTTKRFYLEGVTFHTDEFPSRARTFSRSIITSSRGSTPESKNSDCHFSSVQVSSTQNIQTSPEGNIINNLSESNPIMFAKLAGRQEIRLKLKQGEGVSGPKVELEITLGSFTSFLSPRQVHVLLELGHGLASPDSEDVSNVAPRTCTEKPMAGSDFNRVERELIHQIHPSQGLRSMDLRHTQGWSTASLDESDNKDEFLPMRLPGSTSMSDSITSNNISMDGSILSSSISLKNSATNLPKQQKHRHSVDNSPSAETSHFHVRVSSIAIILLHEDILTTCVEEGGLTSSSIYQMKNSADEFFKQLGIFAIGGYGNKDFDKASKILLNACHLSHIRLLAAPLVIEGREKNVCLLSVVSGTLTLASLEIVECLVDSNNSETNGTPSSEFVELLTFPKENSTNFGFTNKTDFKMKFKYVEDIQNTGYAQLVKCANPKTKIDIELEPYKSEVDITIVDRICALLNPQPICVCNPVSNNKNTNQQTLFYQAIESPTLSDFAAVINISSSQCTIKLRFPIPDLRPLHDMNRAPWWKRSVRTDYMILKMTDAQIHFCPHLIFSKKIFSKNHPHSVKKHFEIQFRKLLFSYAETETDIPLNIGKVTTHEKDNATCQQDNEGFGWARIVITIYPQRLNDQLEDSSEGEPDSSFDETLENAPKHQPSPFSSKRIIHESDTPHSKPHSQGDKDDSEQREGEELIIPGNREEMLEFIDEGIRSSRIQIEINFPCVSVQIPSKHLYELLYNRFNTDLFLWKPSAPRPKYGTHMENHIGLDLASTLLQESIYPRFSTCKSRVQYDSDSDSEEGIFHSAADKSYRQHQNKVSKNGQSNLALFLNIDQGLLCMYTPARDSVKNVIPGQQGELIIRLDDATIFSVTAYKGNSNLSYVCAMIKEMSLDHCGLMTTPSQPPSLRPINSDIPKHCQHSIYKSDLNVMGANNNDDMVLLAIRIQAAHQTHRIKTFRVAVGISNATLRHRMFNTGTSWFTQLTDCLDVADHPVAGYSAPGILTELHLHLWDCAVDYRPIHLPLRSMVTLGNFSVSSNIAAHTNTSTLRFIAEDIALFISNKLGKNVDLKRDFVCVMDVGLFELSLRLNDKMCGGAPRVDLRASNNVLHVRTCSDSGRALIQLLTYFANDGDLSSSIETTGNITVPSSGDEESLLGDECVNTLSKSQVERVNNLMKEAMEETVKDGNTLVTENQVEVFFFPDESRPASQAVPEMYKNPEQCTKTECDTEAEDSNEDFCILGEEAGTGIMPRHGVPEIRWLCQESLRIIDNHFSVPLGKTDLLKAPRHFPAPILRYTLCEMTLIWHMYGGKDFEVPITSKKQVIINDNTIRSNIAPQDKTKSPWWDGVTFNKSNSNEIHFGSAPNSPREKCKEITDWQVMGGPGRRHDILMELQLNKVRFQHEVYPENTTEAARQILLVNEIEIRDRLASSHINKFLYQYSSEARPKQSHANMFAMKAVHVRPDPRLSAQECCLKLSLLPLRLNIDQDSLLFLIEFFNELGNGTKHAQENCNVPNNPQSSPVSKQGTPTHHPPVMSVNESTPNASIPTNTSQNDTIDPNLLILLEDELMIKENNVKTKPTHEVHEDCQPIYFRSVIFSPEVLVRLDYHGKRVDLTHGPLAGLLMGLAQLNCSELRLKRLTHRHGLLGFDKLVTFLLSEWLQDIKKNQLPSLLGGVGPMHSLVQLFQGIRDLFWLPIEQYQKDGRIIRGLQRGANSFTTSTAMAALELTSRLIHAIQSTAETAYDMVSPGPSVRHKHKGQKGRRKRYSQPLDIREGMANAYMLVKEGLGETANQLVRVASEEHEQKGVSGAVGGVLRQIPPTVVKPIILATEATSNVLGGMQSQLVPDARREAAQKWRQDSTDTN
- the LOC726497 gene encoding autophagy-related protein 2 homolog B isoform X1, which translates into the protein MSWLGCIPWSQGIKKRACRYLLQRYLGQFLEEKLTLDQLTVDLYNGTGRVTNVSLDVQALNELGEQQHLPLEFVDGFVSEMSVSIPWSALLSEASYVEVTSLRLTVQPRQRVKSGTSMFESMWSSMTSSMQLAQECLQEDAKYAGNSQPLEGVELFAQTIDSILCRVKVRFIDTVIRLEHVPLDSSTGVAIEVCIKNLEYSDEAGLDPSSTSLDPSQSTKGYVVSAFTTKRFYLEGVTFHTDEFPSRARTFSRSIITSSRGSTPESKNSDCHFSSVQVSSTQNIQTSPEGNIINNLSESNPIMFAKLAGRQEIRLKLKQGEGVSGPKVELEITLGSFTSFLSPRQVHVLLELGHGLASPDSEDVSNVAPRTCTEKPMAGSDFNRVERELIHQIHPSQGLRSMDLRHTQGWSTASLDESDNKDEFLPMRLPGSTSMSDSITSNNISMDGSILSSSISLKNSATNLPKQQKHRHSVDNSPSAETSHFHVRVSSIAIILLHEDILTTCVEEGGLTSSSIYQMKNSADEFFKQLGIFAIGGYGNKDFDKASKILLNACHLSHIRLLAAPLVIEGREKNVCLLSVVSGTLTLASLEIVECLVDSNNSETNGTPSSEFVELLTFPKENSTNFGFTNKTDFKMKFKYVEDIQNTGYAQLVKCANPKTKIDIELEPYKSEVDITIVDRICALLNPQPICVCNPVSNNKNTNQQTLFYQAIESPTLSDFAAVINISSSQCTIKLRFPIPDLRPLHDMNRAPWWKRSVRTDYMILKMTDAQIHFCPHLIFSKKIFSKNHPHSVKKHFEIQFRKLLFSYAETETDIPLNIGKVTTHEKDNATCQQDNEGFGWARIVITIYPQRLNDQLEDSSEGEPDSSFDETLENAPKHQPSPFSSKRIIHESDTPHSKPHSQGDKDDSEQREGEELIIPGNREEMLEFIDEGIRSSRIQIEINFPCVSVQIPSKHLYELLYNRFNTDLFLWKPSAPRPKYGTHMENHIGLDLASTLLQESIYPRFSTCKSRVQYDSDSDSEEGIFHSAADKSYRQHQNKVSKNGQSNLALFLNIDQGLLCMYTPARDSVKNVIPGQQGELIIRLDDATIFSVTAYKGNSNLSYVCAMIKEMSLDHCGLMTTPSQPPSLRPINSDIPKHCQHSIYKSDLNVMGANNNDDMVLLAIRIQAAHQTHRIKTFRVAVGISNATLRHRMFNTGTSWFTQLTDCLDVADHPVAGYSAPGILTELHLHLWDCAVDYRPIHLPLRSMVTLGNFSVSSNIAAHTNTSTLRFIAEDIALFISNKLGKNVDLKRDFVCVMDVGLFELSLRLNDKMCGGAPRVDLRASNNVLHVRTCSDSGRALIQLLTYFANDGDLSSSIETTGNITVPSSGDEESLLGDECVNTLSKSQVERVNNLMKEAMEETVKGTSSNIDGNTLVTENQVEVFFFPDESRPASQAVPEMYKNPEQCTKTECDTEAEDSNEDFCILGEEAGTGIMPRHGVPEIRWLCQESLRIIDNHFSVPLGKTDLLKAPRHFPAPILRYTLCEMTLIWHMYGGKDFEVPITSKKQVIINDNTIRSNIAPQDKTKSPWWDGVTFNKSNSNEIHFGSAPNSPREKCKEITDWQVMGGPGRRHDILMELQLNKVRFQHEVYPENTTEAARQILLVNEIEIRDRLASSHINKFLYQYSSEARPKQSHANMFAMKAVHVRPDPRLSAQECCLKLSLLPLRLNIDQDSLLFLIEFFNELGNGTKHAQENCNVPNNPQSSPVSKQGTPTHHPPVMSVNESTPNASIPTNTSQNDTIDPNLLILLEDELMIKENNVKTKPTHEVHEDCQPIYFRSVIFSPEVLVRLDYHGKRVDLTHGPLAGLLMGLAQLNCSELRLKRLTHRHGLLGFDKLVTFLLSEWLQDIKKNQLPSLLGGVGPMHSLVQLFQGIRDLFWLPIEQYQKDGRIIRGLQRGANSFTTSTAMAALELTSRLIHAIQSTAETAYDMVSPGPSVRHKHKGQKGRRKRYSQPLDIREGMANAYMLVKEGLGETANQLVRVASEEHEQKGVSGAVGGVLRQIPPTVVKPIILATEATSNVLGGMQSQLVPDARREAAQKWRQDSTDTN